A window of the Brassica napus cultivar Da-Ae chromosome A2, Da-Ae, whole genome shotgun sequence genome harbors these coding sequences:
- the LOC106417432 gene encoding subtilisin-like protease SBT4.8 isoform X1, giving the protein MLTKSQLQKEKQNQRSFLLYMHLIICTSHRNLQITSFYKKMEKLPANSFCLLACVLVLFLSSVLAVTDDPQDKQVYIVYMGSLPSVLEYSPMSHHMSILQEITGESSIDGRLVRSYKRSFNGFAARLSEPEREKIAEMEGVVSVFRSEKLHIQTTASWDFMGLKEGNNTKRNPAVESDTIIGLIDTGIWPESESFSDKGFGPPPKKWKGVCSGGKNFTCNNKLIGARDYTREGTRDLDGHGSHTSSIAAGNAVAGTSFFGIGNGTARGGVPAARIAAYKVCTSTECGSEAVLSAFDDAIADGVDFISISIGGGAARRYEEDTTAIGAFHAMAKGILTVNSAGNSGPKPTSVGSVAPWILTVGASTTNREFLTKVVIQNGKTLSGRSVNAFDLQGKNYPLVFQGSEAKGKILVSVYSFSSDVAVATITKDYKNYATISSRPLSALSPDDFDFLVSYVNSTKSIQGTVLKTEAEFNQKAPKVASFSSRGPNPIAVDLLKVTYTVLSLFDFVYKYYFKRQRLIEMQPDITAPGVEILAAYSPLGSPTEYIDQRHVNYSVLSGTSMSCPHVTGVAAYIKTFHPDWSPSMIQSAIMTTAWSMNASDTGVASTEFAYGAGHVDPIAALNPGLVYELDKADHITFLCGLNYTSKTLKLITGEAVTCTGNTLPRNLNYPSMSAKVSEPNSSFTVTFNRTVTNLGTPNSTYKSQIVLNHGTKLSVKVSPDVLFMKSVNEKQSFTVTVSGDNIDPKLPSSASLIWSDGTHNVRSPIVLYTDVPNDSI; this is encoded by the exons ATGTTGActaaaagtcaattgcaaaaagaGAAACAGAATCAGAGGAGTTTTCTACTATACATGCATCTTATCATATGTACATCCCATAGAAATTTACAGATTACttcattttataagaaaatggaaaaATTACCAGCGAACTCATTTTGTCTCCTCGCATGTGTCCTCGTCTTGTTCTTGAGTTCAGTCTTAGCAGTTACAGATGATCCTCAAGATAAACAG GTGTATATTGTCTACATGGGATCACTTCCGTCTGTGCTAGAATACTCACCAATGTCTCATCACATGAGCATCCTTCAAGAGATCACTGGAGAAAG tTCGATCGACGGTCGTTTGGTGAGAAGTTACAAGAGGAGTTTCAATGGGTTTGCGGCCCGGCTCTCTGAGCCAGAACGAGAAAAAATAGCCG AAATGGAAGGAGTTGTGTCTGTGTTCCGGAGCGAGAAGTTACATATCCAAACGACGGCGTCCTGGGACTTCATGGGGTTAAAGGAAGGAAATAATACAAAGCGAAACCCAGCCGTAGAAAGTGATACTATCATCGGTCTTATTGACACTGGGATTTGGCCAGAATCTGAGAGCTTCTCGGACAAAGGCTTTGGTCCTCCTCCAAAGAAATGGAAAGGTGTTTGTTCCGGCGGCAAAAACTTCACATGCAACAA CAAGTTGATCGGAGCAAGAGACTACACAAGAGAAGGCACCAGGGACCTCGACGGCCACGGTTCACACACATCATCCATCGCAGCTGGAAACGCAGTTGCGGGGACAAGCTTCTTTGGAATCGGCAATGGAACCGCTAGAGGCGGTGTTCCAGCTGCTAGAATCGCTGCTTACAAAGTCTGCACCAGCACAGAGTGTGGCTCAGAAGCTGTACTGTCTGCGTTTGATGATGCAATAGCAGATGGTGTGGACTTCATCAGCATCTCCATCGGGGGAGGGGCGGCCCGTAGGTACGAAGAGGACACAACCGCCATTGGGGCTTTCCACGCTATGGCCAAAGGGATCCTCACTGTGAACTCAGCCGGTAACAGCGGTCCGAAACCAACCTCAGTCGGTAGCGTTGCGCCGTGGATATTAACCGTTGGAGCCAGCACAACAAACCGTGAGTTTCTGACCAAAGTTGTTATCCAAAACGGCAAGACACTTTCC GGGAGATCAGTGAATGCTTTTGATCTGCAAGGAAAGAACTATCCTCTTGTCTTCCAAGGATCTGAGGCAAAGGGAAAAATATTGGTGAGCGTATATTCATTTAGTTCAGATGTAGCTGTTGCAACCATAACTAAAGACTACAAAAACTATGCCACCATTAGCTCTCGTCCTCtctctgctctatcaccagatGACTTTGACTTTCTTGTCTCTTACGTTAACTCCACAAA GTCGATTCAAGGCACTGTTCTAAAAACTGAGGCAGAATTTAATCAGAAAGCgcctaaagttgcttccttCTCTTCTCGCGGTCCAAACCCTATCGCTGTAGACCTTCTTAAGGTGACATATACTGTTTTATCTTTGTTCGATTTTgtttacaaatattattttaagagaCAAAGGTTGATTGAAATGCAGCCGGATATAACAGCACCAGGAGTGGAGATTCTCGCTGCCTATTCACCTTTGGGTTCACCTACAGAATATATCGACCAGAGACATGTTAACTACTCTGTTCTCTCTGGAACTTCAATGTCTTGTCCACATGTTACAGGCGTGGCTGCATACATCAAGACTTTTCATCCTGACTGGTCTCCATCCATGATCCAATCTGCCATCATGACAACCG CTTGGTCGATGAATGCTTCTGACACTGGGGTTGCATCAACCGAGTTTGCTTATGGAGCTGGCCATGTCGACCCAATAGCTGCTCTAAATCCTGGACTTGTCTATGAACTGGACAAAGCAGACCACATCACCTTTCTCTGCGGCTTGAACTACACTTCCAAAACCCTTAAACTCATTACCGGTGAAGCTGTCACTTGCACTGGAAACACCTTACCAAGAAACCTCAACTATCCTTCAATGTCGGCTAAAGTTTCGGAACCTAATAGCTCCTTCACCGTCACTTTCAACAGAACTGTCACCAACCTCGGTACCCCCAACTCTACATACAAATCGCAGATTGTCTTAAATCACGGGACAAAGCTCAGTGTCAAGGTTTCACCTGATGTCCTGTTTATGAAGTCGGTGAACGAGAAGCAGTCTTTCACCGTGACTGTTTCAGGAGACAATATCGACCCAAAGCTGCCTTCTTCTGCAAGTTTAATATGGTCTGATGGCACCCATAATGTTAGAAGCCCCATTGTTCTTTATACCGATGTTCCTAATGATTCAATCTAA
- the LOC106387315 gene encoding subtilisin-like protease SBT4.8, translated as MEKPPANSFCLLLCVLVLFLSLVSAVADDPQDKQVYIVYMGSLPSGLEYSPMSHHMSILQEITGESSIDGRLMRSYKRSFNGFAARLSESERERIAEMEGVVSVFRSKKLQIQTTASWDFMGLKEGNNTKRNLAVESDTIIGLIDTGIWPESESFSDKGFGPPPKKWKGVCSGGKNFTCNNKLIGARDYTGEGTRDNQGHGTHTSSTAAGNAVAGASFFGIGNGTARGGVPAARIAAYKVCTSTECGSEAVLSAFDDAIADGVDLISVSLGGDDGEVLRYEEDTIAIGAFHAMVKGILTVNSAGNSGPDPNTVGSVAPWILTVAASTTNREFLTKVVLQNGKTLSGRSVNAFDLKGKNYPLIYGDYIEGSQVEGKILVSGYSVSSDVAVATIIRDYKDYASISSRPLSALSPDDFEFLVSYVNSTKSSQGTVLKTEADFNQKAPKVASFSSRGPNPIAVDLLKPDITAPGVEILAAYSPLSPPSLEDQRRVKYSVLSGTSMSCPHVAGVAAYIKTFHPDWSPSMIQSAIMTTAWSMNASETGVASTEFAYGAGHVDPIAALNPGLVYELDKADHITFLCDLKYTSKTLRLITGEAITCTGKTLPRNLNYPSMTVKRARSNSPFTVTFNRTVTNVGTPNSTYISQIVLNQGSKLNVEVTPNVLSMKSVKEKQSFTVTISGSNIDPKLPSSASLIWSDGIHKVRSPIVVYTDIPDTI; from the exons ATGGAGAAACCACCAGCAAACTCATTTTGTCTCCTCTTATGTGTCCTCGTCTTGTTCTTGAGTTTAGTCTCAGCAGTTGCAGATGATCCTCAAGATAAACAG GTGTATATTGTCTACATGGGATCACTTCCGTCTGGGCTAGAATACTCACCAATGTCTCATCACATGAGCATCCTTCAAGAGATCACTGGAGAAAG TTCGATCGACGGTCGTTTGATGAGAAGTTACAAGAGGAGTTTCAATGGGTTCGCTGCCCGGCTCTCTGAGTCAGAACGAGAAAGAATAGCCG AAATGGAAGGAGTTGTGTCTGTGTTCCGGAGCAAGAAGTTACAAATCCAAACGACAGCGTCTTGGGACTTCATGGGGTTAAAGGAAGGAAATAATACAAAGCGAAACTTGGCAGTAGAGAGTGATACTATCATCGGTCTCATTGACACAGGGATTTGGCCAGAGTCCGAGAGCTTCTCCGACAAAGGCTTTGGTCCTCCTCCGAAAAAATGGAAAGGTGTTTGTTCTGGCGGCAAAAACTTCACTTGCAACAA CAAGTTGATCGGAGCAAGAGACTACACAGGCGAAGGCACCAGGGACAACCAAGGCCACGGTACACACACATCATCCACTGCGGCTGGTAACGCAGTTGCGGGGGCAAGCTTCTTTGGAATTGGCAATGGAACCGCCAGAGGCGGTGTTCCAGCTGCTAGAATCGCTGCTTACAAAGTCTGCACCAGCACTGAGTGTGGCTCAGAAGCTGTACTGTCTGCATTCGATGACGCGATAGCAGATGGTGTCGACCTCATCAGCGTCTCCTTAGGGGGAGACGACGGTGAGGTCCTTAGGTACGAAGAAGACACGATTGCGATCGGGGCTTTCCATGCTATGGTCAAAGGTATCCTCACTGTGAATTCAGCCGGTAACAGCGGTCCAGATCCAAACACAGTCGGAAGCGTAGCGCCGTGGATATTAACCGTTGCAGCCAGTACAACCAACCGTGAGTTTCTCACCAAAGTTGTTCTCCAAAACGGCAAGACACTTTCC GGGAGATCAGTGAATGCTTTTGATCTGAAGGGAAAAAACTATCCTCTTATCTACGGAGATTATATCGAAGGATCTCAGGTCGAGGGAAAAATATTGGTGAGCGGATACTCAGTTAGTTCAGATGTAGCTGTTGCAACCATAATTAGAGACTACAAAGACTATGCATCCATTAGCTCTCGTCCTCtctctgctctatcaccagatGACTTTGAGTTTCTTGTCTCTTACGTTAACTCAACAAa GTCGAGTCAAGGCACTGTTCTAAAAACTGAGGCAGACTTTAATCAGAAAGCgcctaaagttgcttccttCTCTTCTCGTGGTCCAAACCCTATCGCTGTAGACCTTCTTAAG CCGGATATAACTGCACCAGGAGTGGAGATTCTTGCTGCATATTCACCTTTAAGTCCACCATCTTTAGAAGACCAGAGACGTGTGAAGTACTCTGTTCTATCTGGAACTTCAATGTCTTGTCCACACGTTGCTGGCGTGGCTGCGTACATCAAGACTTTTCATCCTGACTGGTCTCCATCCATGATCCAATCTGCCATCATGACAACTG CTTGGTCGATGAATGCTTCTGAAACTGGGGTTGCATCAACCGAGTTCGCTTATGGAGCGGGCCATGTTGACCCAATAGCTGCTCTAAATCCTGGACTTGTCTACGAACTGGACAAAGCAGACCACATCACCTTTCTCTGCGACTTGAAATACACTTCCAAAACCCTTAGACTCATTACCGGTGAAGCCATCACTTGCACTGGAAAGACCTTACCAAGAAACCTCAACTATCCTTCAATGACGGTTAAACGTGCTAGATCAAATAGCCCCTTCACCGTCACTTTCAACAGAACCGTCACCAACGTCGGTACCCCCAACTCTACATACATATCGCAGATTGTCTTAAATCAGGGTTCTAAGCTCAATGTCGAGGTTACGCCTAATGTCCTGTCTATGAAGTCGGTGAAGGAGAAGCAGTCTTTCACCGTGACTATTTCAGGCAGCAACATCGACCCAAAGCTGCCTTCTTCTGCAAGTTTAATATGGTCTGATGGCATCCATAAAGTTAGAAGCCCCATTGTTGTTTATACTGATATCCCTGATACAATctga
- the LOC106417432 gene encoding subtilisin-like protease SBT4.8 isoform X2, whose amino-acid sequence MLTKSQLQKEKQNQRSFLLYMHLIICTSHRNLQITSFYKKMEKLPANSFCLLACVLVLFLSSVLAVTDDPQDKQVYIVYMGSLPSVLEYSPMSHHMSILQEITGESSIDGRLVRSYKRSFNGFAARLSEPEREKIAEMEGVVSVFRSEKLHIQTTASWDFMGLKEGNNTKRNPAVESDTIIGLIDTGIWPESESFSDKGFGPPPKKWKGVCSGGKNFTCNNKLIGARDYTREGTRDLDGHGSHTSSIAAGNAVAGTSFFGIGNGTARGGVPAARIAAYKVCTSTECGSEAVLSAFDDAIADGVDFISISIGGGAARRYEEDTTAIGAFHAMAKGILTVNSAGNSGPKPTSVGSVAPWILTVGASTTNREFLTKVVIQNGKTLSGRSVNAFDLQGKNYPLVFQGSEAKGKILVSVYSFSSDVAVATITKDYKNYATISSRPLSALSPDDFDFLVSYVNSTKSIQGTVLKTEAEFNQKAPKVASFSSRGPNPIAVDLLKPDITAPGVEILAAYSPLGSPTEYIDQRHVNYSVLSGTSMSCPHVTGVAAYIKTFHPDWSPSMIQSAIMTTAWSMNASDTGVASTEFAYGAGHVDPIAALNPGLVYELDKADHITFLCGLNYTSKTLKLITGEAVTCTGNTLPRNLNYPSMSAKVSEPNSSFTVTFNRTVTNLGTPNSTYKSQIVLNHGTKLSVKVSPDVLFMKSVNEKQSFTVTVSGDNIDPKLPSSASLIWSDGTHNVRSPIVLYTDVPNDSI is encoded by the exons ATGTTGActaaaagtcaattgcaaaaagaGAAACAGAATCAGAGGAGTTTTCTACTATACATGCATCTTATCATATGTACATCCCATAGAAATTTACAGATTACttcattttataagaaaatggaaaaATTACCAGCGAACTCATTTTGTCTCCTCGCATGTGTCCTCGTCTTGTTCTTGAGTTCAGTCTTAGCAGTTACAGATGATCCTCAAGATAAACAG GTGTATATTGTCTACATGGGATCACTTCCGTCTGTGCTAGAATACTCACCAATGTCTCATCACATGAGCATCCTTCAAGAGATCACTGGAGAAAG tTCGATCGACGGTCGTTTGGTGAGAAGTTACAAGAGGAGTTTCAATGGGTTTGCGGCCCGGCTCTCTGAGCCAGAACGAGAAAAAATAGCCG AAATGGAAGGAGTTGTGTCTGTGTTCCGGAGCGAGAAGTTACATATCCAAACGACGGCGTCCTGGGACTTCATGGGGTTAAAGGAAGGAAATAATACAAAGCGAAACCCAGCCGTAGAAAGTGATACTATCATCGGTCTTATTGACACTGGGATTTGGCCAGAATCTGAGAGCTTCTCGGACAAAGGCTTTGGTCCTCCTCCAAAGAAATGGAAAGGTGTTTGTTCCGGCGGCAAAAACTTCACATGCAACAA CAAGTTGATCGGAGCAAGAGACTACACAAGAGAAGGCACCAGGGACCTCGACGGCCACGGTTCACACACATCATCCATCGCAGCTGGAAACGCAGTTGCGGGGACAAGCTTCTTTGGAATCGGCAATGGAACCGCTAGAGGCGGTGTTCCAGCTGCTAGAATCGCTGCTTACAAAGTCTGCACCAGCACAGAGTGTGGCTCAGAAGCTGTACTGTCTGCGTTTGATGATGCAATAGCAGATGGTGTGGACTTCATCAGCATCTCCATCGGGGGAGGGGCGGCCCGTAGGTACGAAGAGGACACAACCGCCATTGGGGCTTTCCACGCTATGGCCAAAGGGATCCTCACTGTGAACTCAGCCGGTAACAGCGGTCCGAAACCAACCTCAGTCGGTAGCGTTGCGCCGTGGATATTAACCGTTGGAGCCAGCACAACAAACCGTGAGTTTCTGACCAAAGTTGTTATCCAAAACGGCAAGACACTTTCC GGGAGATCAGTGAATGCTTTTGATCTGCAAGGAAAGAACTATCCTCTTGTCTTCCAAGGATCTGAGGCAAAGGGAAAAATATTGGTGAGCGTATATTCATTTAGTTCAGATGTAGCTGTTGCAACCATAACTAAAGACTACAAAAACTATGCCACCATTAGCTCTCGTCCTCtctctgctctatcaccagatGACTTTGACTTTCTTGTCTCTTACGTTAACTCCACAAA GTCGATTCAAGGCACTGTTCTAAAAACTGAGGCAGAATTTAATCAGAAAGCgcctaaagttgcttccttCTCTTCTCGCGGTCCAAACCCTATCGCTGTAGACCTTCTTAAG CCGGATATAACAGCACCAGGAGTGGAGATTCTCGCTGCCTATTCACCTTTGGGTTCACCTACAGAATATATCGACCAGAGACATGTTAACTACTCTGTTCTCTCTGGAACTTCAATGTCTTGTCCACATGTTACAGGCGTGGCTGCATACATCAAGACTTTTCATCCTGACTGGTCTCCATCCATGATCCAATCTGCCATCATGACAACCG CTTGGTCGATGAATGCTTCTGACACTGGGGTTGCATCAACCGAGTTTGCTTATGGAGCTGGCCATGTCGACCCAATAGCTGCTCTAAATCCTGGACTTGTCTATGAACTGGACAAAGCAGACCACATCACCTTTCTCTGCGGCTTGAACTACACTTCCAAAACCCTTAAACTCATTACCGGTGAAGCTGTCACTTGCACTGGAAACACCTTACCAAGAAACCTCAACTATCCTTCAATGTCGGCTAAAGTTTCGGAACCTAATAGCTCCTTCACCGTCACTTTCAACAGAACTGTCACCAACCTCGGTACCCCCAACTCTACATACAAATCGCAGATTGTCTTAAATCACGGGACAAAGCTCAGTGTCAAGGTTTCACCTGATGTCCTGTTTATGAAGTCGGTGAACGAGAAGCAGTCTTTCACCGTGACTGTTTCAGGAGACAATATCGACCCAAAGCTGCCTTCTTCTGCAAGTTTAATATGGTCTGATGGCACCCATAATGTTAGAAGCCCCATTGTTCTTTATACCGATGTTCCTAATGATTCAATCTAA